The stretch of DNA AGTGCGCCGAACGGACACGAGATCAAGTTCACCATACAGATCAGCGATGCCTCTGGCGATTGCTGGGGCTCGAGCCTGAAGCTGGTCGTGGCGATGCCACACATAATCTTCTCCCGGCAGACCCCACGCGAGGCCAAAGGCAATGGAGACGACCGGGTGGACCCAGGCGAACAGTGGTTGCTTTCCGTCGAGCTACAGAACACAGGGCTACGGGAGGCCGCGCAGCTCGGCGGATCCCTGCGCAGTCTGAGCCCGGTGATCAGAGTCCTGGACAGCCTGGCGACCTTCCGAGAAGTGAGGGTGGGCTCGACGACCGAGAACCTGGAGGATCCCTTCGTCGTCGAGGTGTCTACGTCAGGGCAACGTTTCGAGATCGTGCCCCTGGAATTGCATCTTCGGGAAACCGGGGGATTCTACGAGGCCGTCATTTCCTTCTATCTGGCGATCGGACAGGGAAGGGTGCTTCTTGTGGAGGACGACGGAACAGCAGACTTTCGCAAACACTACGCGGACGCCGTGAACCGCCTGGGACTTGCAACCCGTCACTGGGATACGGCCCTTGAAGGTTCCGTGCCCCTCGATACCCTTAGGAAATACAGCCGTGTGGTATGGTACGTGGGTACCGATTACGGGAATAGCCTGTTCCGGCAAGGAACGGACAATGTGGAGGCTTATCTGGCAGAGGGCGGGCGTCTGTTCTTGAATGGGCCGGCAGCGGTTTTCGTGCTGCGCAGCCGGCCGCTTTTCACCCAGTACCTGCGCTCGAGCTACATCAACTACAACACAGGCTTGCACCGACTGACCACCGGCGGACAGAACGAGGTGCTCGGGGAGATTGCGTTCTGGCTTTCTCAGGAAGGGCCGAACAAACAGGGGATGCCGACGGAAATTGAAGTTGCCGATCCGGCCTTTCCGATCCTGTTCTACGACCGGGACACGCCTGAGGGCAATGGCAACATCCGCTCTCGAGGGATAGGCGCTTCGGCCGTGGCTACCGGGAATTACCGAGCGGTGTACTTCGCCTTCGGCTGGGAGGGAATCCAGGACCCGGACGTGAGGAGGGAGGTCCTGGCCCGTGTTCTGATGTGGCTCCAGGGTGAGATATCCGGAGTTCCTGGCGGGGAGACGTGTTTGCCGACGGACCTCGCCCTGGAAGCCAACTACCCCAACCCATTCAACGCGTCGACCACCATCGTGTTCAGGGTGGCGGAGAAGGCCTACGCGAGACTGGCGGTGTACGATGCCCGAGGGCGTTTGGTCCGCACGCTCTTGGAAGCAGAATTACCCCCCGGCCGACACAGGATCCTCTTCGACGCTAAGGACGAGCGTGGAGCAAGCCTCTCGAGTGGTGTCTACCTGTGCCGCCTCGAAGTGGGGGACAAGCAGGTGGTGCGCAAGATGGTCTTGACGAAATGACGACTCTGCCATGCCCCAAGGATGAGAACAAAGGAGGGCGTCGCCCTCCTGGCGCCCGATCTAAGGCGTGGGGAGAAGAGCCCCAGCTCCGGGGTCTGGGGGTGCGGCCGCTGCAGGCCGGCCTCATCGGCCTTGACATTTTCGCGGGCTTTTCGTATACTGGCGGCAGTTCAGGAGCCAGATTGGCACGCGGGAAGGACGTCTGCTGTGGAACGGTAGGCGTCTTTTTCTGTATCGGAAGCACGACGGACGTTAGCTAAGGAGACGAGAAAATGCCTCTGGTAACCACCCATCAACTCTTCCGCGATGCCTATGCGAACCACTACGCAATTGGCGCCTTCAACATCAACAACATGGAGATCCTGCAGGGGATCGTTGAAGCGGCGCACGAGGAACGTGCTCCCCTCATCCTGCAGGTTTCCAAAGGTGCCCGTAAGTACGCTCGCCACGAGTTCATCATGAAGCTCGTCGAGGCCGCTCTGGAGATCACCGATGTGCCGATCGTCTTGCATCTTGACCACGGCGATAGTTTCGAGCTCGTGAAAGCCTGCGTGGACGGCGGCTTTACATCGGTGATGATCGATGGGTCCCACCTACCCTTTGAGGAGAACGTGGCCCTGACGAAAAAGTGTGTCGAGTACGCACACGCGCACGGCATCCCTGTGGAGGCTGAGCTCGGCCGCCTGGCGGGGATCGAGGAGCATGTCGAGTCTAAGGAGGCGATCCTCACGGACCCGGATGAAGCGGCGGAGTTTGTAGAGCGCACCGGCTGCGATTCCTTGGCGGTAGCGATTGGGACCAGCCACGGAGCGTACAAGTTCAAAGGCGAACCGCGACTTGACTTCGAACGCCTGCAGGAAATTGAGAAACGGCTTCCTGGTTTCCCCCTTGTGCTCCACGGGGCTTCCAGTGTGTTACAGGAGTTCGTGGATACGTGTAACCAGTACGGAGGGAAGCTTCCCGGCGCGAAGGGCGTTCCGGAAGAGATGATCCGGAGAGCAGCCCAGGGCGGGGTGTGCAAGGTCAACATCGACACGGACCTGCGTCTGGCTATGACAGCTACGATCCGGCGGAAATTCAGCGAGGATCCGAGCAACTTTGATCCGCGGAACTACCTGGGACCAGCTCGAGATGCCATCCGGGAGATGGTTCGCCACAAGTTGCATGTCCTCGGGTGTGCGGGACGGGTTCCTTCAGCGTAACCAATGCCGAAAGCACAAGAGGAGGTAGGCGATGGCACGTGTGGCAATAAACGGGTTCGGGCGCATCGGACGCCTGGTTTTCCGCCTGGCTCTGGAGCGAAAGGCTTTTGAGGTCGTGCAGATCAACGATATTACGGATGCCCCCACGCTCGCGCATTTGCTGAAGTACGACAGCGTCCACGGTCGCTTCAGCGGCGAGGTGAAAGCCGAAGCTGATGCCATCGTGGTCAACGGTAAGAAGATCCGAGTGTCGGCGGAGAAGGATCCGGCCAATCTGCCGTGGAAGGACCTCGGCGTGGACTTGGTGATCGAGTCGACCGGGGTCTTCCGGAAGAAATCGGAGCTGGAGAAGCACCTGCAGGCGGGGGCCAAGAAGGTGATCCTCACCGCACCCGCCAAGGACGATGTGGACGCCACGATCGTGATTGGCGTGAACGACCACATGCTCAAGCCGGAACACCGGATCGTCTCCAACGCTTCGTGCACCACGAACTGCATCGCGCCGATGGTCAAGGTTCTCCACGAGAACTTCGGTGTACGCCGGGGGCTGATGACCACCGTACACGCCTACACGAACGACCAGCGTATCCTCGACCTTCCGCACAAGGATCTGCGGCGCGCCCGCGCGGCGGCGATGTCGATCATCCCCACCACAACCGGCGCAGCTAAGGCTGTGGGCAAAGTGATCCCCGAGCTCAACGGCAAGCTGCACGGCTTCGCCATGCGAGTGCCCGTAGCGGACGGGTCCGTTGTGGACTTCACGGCAGAGCTCGAGAAGGAGACCACGGCGGAAGAAATCAACGCGGCCATGAAACGGGCAGCCGAGGGCGAACTGAAGGGCATCCTCGAGTACTGCGAAGACCCGATTGTGTCCATCGATGTGGTGGGCAACCGTCACTCTTGCGTGTTCGACGCGGAATCAACCATGGTGATCGGCGGCAACTTCGTGAAGGTGATCGGCTGGTACGATAACGAGATCGGCTACTCCGCGCGCGTGGTCGACCTGGCGATCAAGATGTTGAGCTGATTACTGATCGGGATAGCTGGGGCGCGGCGCACACCGCAAGGTGCCGCGCCCCTCACACGGAGCGGAGATGCGCAGAAAAATCGTAGCCGGCAACTGGAAGATGAATAAGACGGTTCCGGAAGCCGTGGAGCTGGCACGGAGCTTCCGCGAACTGTTCGAGTCCGACCATCTGGATCTTGACGTGGTGCTATGCCCTCCCTTCGTGGACCTGGTGCCGGTGGGGCAGGTGATCGCGGGATCGCGGATTGCCCTCGGTGCGCAGAACCTGCACTGGGAGGAAAAAGGGGCGTTCACCGGCGAGGTCTCAGCCGAAATGTTGTTGTCGGCCGGCTGCAAGTTCGTGATCATCGGGCACTCCGAGCGCCGGCAGTACTTCGGCGAGACGGACCAAACGGTGAACCGCCGCGTGCGAAGGGCCCTGGCATCGGGTCTCACCCCGATCGTGTGCGTGGGAGAAACTTTGGAGGAGCGCCGGGCCGGTCGCACCCATGAGGTGGTGGAGCGCCAGGTGCGCGGAGCCTTCGAGGCCCTCAGCCCATCGGAGATAGACCGGACGGTAATTGCGTACGAGCCTGTCTGGGCCATCGGAACCGGAGTGAACGCGACACCGGAGCAGGCACAGGAGGTGCACCAGTTCATCCGCTCCCTTATTGAAGAGCTTGCAGGCAAGGAGGTGGCAAGCCGGCTGCGCATTCAATATGGGGGAAGCGTGACACCGTCCAATGCAGCCGATTTGATGCGCCAGGCCGACGTCGACGGTGCCTTGGTGGGCGGCGCGAGTCTCAAGGCCGACAGTTTCTACCAAATCGTGAAGGCGGCAGCAGCCGCGTGAAGAGGTGCCTATGTACGGCTTTCTTCTGTTCCTCTACATCCTAATCTGCCTCGCCCTGATGGGGGTTATTCTGCTCCAATCGGGACGAGGGAGCGGCCTGGCCGGGGTGTTCGGCGGGTCCGCAATGGGGACGGTTTTTGGTGGCCGCGGGGCCGTTACCTTCCTCAGCAAGGTCACCACTGTGCTCGCAACTCTCTTCTTGCTTTTGTCCCTTCTGTTGGCTATGATTGTGGAGAGAGGCGGGCGGCGGGAAAGCCTGGTGGCGAAGGAAAGGCAAAAGCAGATGGTAATACCAGCGGCCAACCTCCCCGCCGCGGGTGTGGAACCGGAGGCCGGTCTCGGGAGTGCAACGAGCGGTGACTCCGGAAGGTAAAAAGATGTGCGGAAGTGGTGGAACCTGGTAGACACGCTGTCTTGAGGGGGCAGTGCCCGAAAGGGCGTGCGGGTTCGAATCCCGCCTTCCGCACCAAACGCTCCGTAGGCCGCGCGAGGACAGATCTACCCAGAAGGGATGCGAGGAGGGAGGAACAATGAGGTGTTGGCAGGGAAAGGCGTGGAGGTTGGGCGGTGCCCTGGCGGCAGCATTTCTCCTGCTTGTGACCGGCCAGCTATGGGCGCAGCAGCAAATGCCCGAAAAGGGCAAGATGACGCAAGAAGAGTACGAGAAGGCGTTGGCCCAGTGGCGCGCGGATAGCGCTCGGCTGGCCCGGCAACAGCAAGAAGCCCAGCTCCTCGCCGAGGCCAAGCGAAATTACAACGAGGGCAATGCGCTTCTAAAGAAGGGTGACTACGAAGCGGCGATCGAGAAGTACAAACGTGCCCTCGAGCTGGACTCGACGATGGCGAAGGCCTGGTACGGAATCGGCCTTGCCAATCGGAATCTGAGAAGGTCCGAGGAAGCGATTGCAGCCTACCGGAAAGCTATTCAACTCGATCCGAAGTACGGGGATGCCATCTTCGCTCTTGGGAAACTTCTCTCGGATCTCGACAGG from candidate division KSB1 bacterium encodes:
- the fba gene encoding class II fructose-1,6-bisphosphate aldolase — encoded protein: MPLVTTHQLFRDAYANHYAIGAFNINNMEILQGIVEAAHEERAPLILQVSKGARKYARHEFIMKLVEAALEITDVPIVLHLDHGDSFELVKACVDGGFTSVMIDGSHLPFEENVALTKKCVEYAHAHGIPVEAELGRLAGIEEHVESKEAILTDPDEAAEFVERTGCDSLAVAIGTSHGAYKFKGEPRLDFERLQEIEKRLPGFPLVLHGASSVLQEFVDTCNQYGGKLPGAKGVPEEMIRRAAQGGVCKVNIDTDLRLAMTATIRRKFSEDPSNFDPRNYLGPARDAIREMVRHKLHVLGCAGRVPSA
- a CDS encoding T9SS type A sorting domain-containing protein, coding for SAPNGHEIKFTIQISDASGDCWGSSLKLVVAMPHIIFSRQTPREAKGNGDDRVDPGEQWLLSVELQNTGLREAAQLGGSLRSLSPVIRVLDSLATFREVRVGSTTENLEDPFVVEVSTSGQRFEIVPLELHLRETGGFYEAVISFYLAIGQGRVLLVEDDGTADFRKHYADAVNRLGLATRHWDTALEGSVPLDTLRKYSRVVWYVGTDYGNSLFRQGTDNVEAYLAEGGRLFLNGPAAVFVLRSRPLFTQYLRSSYINYNTGLHRLTTGGQNEVLGEIAFWLSQEGPNKQGMPTEIEVADPAFPILFYDRDTPEGNGNIRSRGIGASAVATGNYRAVYFAFGWEGIQDPDVRREVLARVLMWLQGEISGVPGGETCLPTDLALEANYPNPFNASTTIVFRVAEKAYARLAVYDARGRLVRTLLEAELPPGRHRILFDAKDERGASLSSGVYLCRLEVGDKQVVRKMVLTK
- the gap gene encoding type I glyceraldehyde-3-phosphate dehydrogenase — encoded protein: MARVAINGFGRIGRLVFRLALERKAFEVVQINDITDAPTLAHLLKYDSVHGRFSGEVKAEADAIVVNGKKIRVSAEKDPANLPWKDLGVDLVIESTGVFRKKSELEKHLQAGAKKVILTAPAKDDVDATIVIGVNDHMLKPEHRIVSNASCTTNCIAPMVKVLHENFGVRRGLMTTVHAYTNDQRILDLPHKDLRRARAAAMSIIPTTTGAAKAVGKVIPELNGKLHGFAMRVPVADGSVVDFTAELEKETTAEEINAAMKRAAEGELKGILEYCEDPIVSIDVVGNRHSCVFDAESTMVIGGNFVKVIGWYDNEIGYSARVVDLAIKMLS
- the secG gene encoding preprotein translocase subunit SecG, whose protein sequence is MYGFLLFLYILICLALMGVILLQSGRGSGLAGVFGGSAMGTVFGGRGAVTFLSKVTTVLATLFLLLSLLLAMIVERGGRRESLVAKERQKQMVIPAANLPAAGVEPEAGLGSATSGDSGR
- the tpiA gene encoding triose-phosphate isomerase — encoded protein: MRRKIVAGNWKMNKTVPEAVELARSFRELFESDHLDLDVVLCPPFVDLVPVGQVIAGSRIALGAQNLHWEEKGAFTGEVSAEMLLSAGCKFVIIGHSERRQYFGETDQTVNRRVRRALASGLTPIVCVGETLEERRAGRTHEVVERQVRGAFEALSPSEIDRTVIAYEPVWAIGTGVNATPEQAQEVHQFIRSLIEELAGKEVASRLRIQYGGSVTPSNAADLMRQADVDGALVGGASLKADSFYQIVKAAAAA